The Cygnus atratus isolate AKBS03 ecotype Queensland, Australia chromosome 21, CAtr_DNAZoo_HiC_assembly, whole genome shotgun sequence sequence tgccttctcctttcctgaAAAGTCCCACCAGCAAAACTGGGGCGAGCTGACCGTCCGGCGGCAGGTCAGCGGAGGTGGGAGCAAGCCCTATATAAAGGGATCCATGCCAACCACGCATCCTGTGAGCGGCAGAGGCTTCCCCGAGGTAAGCAGGGATGGAGGAACGCTTCCCCCCTTTCCTACCTTAACCAAAAGCTGCGCTGCGAGCAGGGATGGAGGCGCAGGCAGGGAAAGCAGGGCcgagcagcagaggagaggctgTTTTAGACACCAGGCCAGGACTGCATCGCTCAAGGGCTCcaacttttcctgttttctcttaattttgctttttttttttcccctctctccacCACCGAAGTCCGGGCAGCACCGGGCACAGCCTCCCTGCTCCGTCCCCAGCCAGGCACCGCCGCTGCCTCTGGGcgagggagcagagaggagaggtCGCCCGCCGCGAGAACCTTGCTGATGCAGTGGGGAAATGATGTGGGCTTGGTTTCTTCTTCCAGGCTCATCGAAAAGATGAACTCCCTCCTTGTGCTGGCCGTGCTGTCTGCCTGGGGTAGGTGTCCTGGCTCTCAGGGTGGCCCCGTCCGTGTGTGATGCCGCGATGAGGGCCAGACCTGCTGGGTTTTCcacctttcccttttccctgcgTCACCACCTCTCTGAAACTCATAATGACCCCCTAAAAAATGACTCTTCCGCCCTGGGGACAAGTCCCCCCTGTCACAGGAGGTAAGGTCGCAGCAGAAGACCCCACGCACGGGTACCAGGAGGATGGCAAGGAGGCGGCgtcctcgctgctgctgctttaactggggggggggacagggctTGTGTCAGCCCCGCTGATTTTCCCCCAGGCTCATCCCTGGCTGGTGGGAACCTCTGGGATCTGCAGAAGATGATCACGAAGGTGACCGGGAGAAACGCCTTCCTGTATTACTCCTCCTACGGCTGCTACTGTGGCTTGGGTGGCCACGGACGGCCCAAGGACGCCACGGACAGGTGAGCACCCACTTAAAATCACTCTGCCCAAACTTTACCATCCTGCGGGCACCTTTGGCTGCAAATCTGGGGAATAGgggaagcagggaagaaaaaaaaaaaaaaaaaacaacaccaaaagccTCGAAATCCTGCGCAGGTGCTGCCAGCTGCACGACACCTGCTACGACGGCCTCCTGCGCCACCACTGCAACGCCAAGGAGCAGCGCTACCACTACGGCTGGCACGGCAGCAGCCCCACCTGCAGTAAGTGGGGGCATTGAAAACgggtttttcccccctcaaataaagtaaaataagaacCGGAGCTGACCCCGGGCTCACTGACCCCCCGCAGGTCAGGGCTCCTGGTGCGCCAAGCTCTCCTGCGAGTGCGACCGCAGCCTGGCGCTGTGCCTGAAGGGGAGCCTGCAGAGCTACAGCCGGCGCTACCGCCTGTACCCCCGGTACAGGTGCAGGTGATGGGGTCGGGCGACAGCACAAAGAGGAGAGGCTTCGGGTTTGCCCTCTGCTCCCAACGGGGTTTTGCACCTGGAGCCGCACGCCCGGGCTGATCTGCGGTCCGACCCGCGCGCGCCACGTCGGCGTTGAGTTTAATCGGTGTGAAAATAAATCATGGGCTTAAATCATCCCCGTCCTCGgcgagctgctgctgggcagggcacAAGCCCTGTAAATTGCCAGCGTCGCCCTCCCTGAGCACGTCGAAGGCTCTGCGGACACTCActgggtgctgggagggtgCTCGGTGCCCTGCGCACCGCTGGGTCCCTTACAGCAcgctcccagtgctcccagtaacaCCTCAGCGCACTTCATCTCTGTCTATGGCTCACCAGTGCCCCCTCAGTGCCTCCCAGCCTACCCCAGTACCGCTTAGAGCCCCTCGGGAACATCACAGTGCCCCCCAGTGCTGGCTGGAGACCCCCCAGTACACTCCCAGTATCCCCAGGTGCTGCCTGGAGCCCCTCAATAACCTTACCGTTGGCATCTATAACCTGGCAGcgtgctcccagtgccccccagtgcCCATCAATCCCCTCCTGATGCCTCCCAGCACTGTCTAAAGCCTCCCAGTCCATTGCACGTGGACCTGAGTACTACCCAGTACCCCCCAGTACGCTCCCAGCGCTTTATAGCACCTGCAATAACATTCCTGTACACCCCCCACGATGTCTGGAGCACTCCTGTGCCCTCCCATATAGAACTGGGGGGAGTACTGGGAGCCTCTTGACAGCActggggggcagcaggaagGCAACGGGAGGTTTAAAGAGCACTTGGGGACACTGGGAATGTCCTTGGGGGCTCTGGATAGGACTGGGGAGCCCCGAGAGGTTATCGAGCCGCTCTCAGCAGAAGGAGGGTGCCTGGCAGTCCCTAGCCAGCACTGGGGGGTCACTGAGAGCGTACTGGAAAGCTCTGGATGGTACTGGGGGACAGTGGGAGGGCACTGGGGTGTTCTGGGAAGCACTGACAAGTTGCAGACAGGACCGGGAGCGCACCAGGAGGCTGCCGAGAGCCCCGGGGTGGCACCGGGAGGGTGTTTGGGGGGCTCTGGGCTGTGTAaggccgggctgcggggagagGGTGGGTTTGGCCGGCGAGCCAAGGGGCGTAGCAGGACGGCGTGTGGGGACGGAGGAGGCATTTCGGCGCTTCCAGCCGCGAGCCGGAGGGCAGCACTCGGCAGCCAGCGGGGATCCGGAGCCGTCGCCGTCCCCCGgtgagcagcccccagcctcagcccaCCGCCGGCACCCGTGGGGCTGTCACAGGAACAAAAATAGGGTGGGGGTGctggaaggaggcagcagcacgcCGCGTCTCGCTCTTTTCTTTAAAGGGAAAAGCtcagcagagggctgcaggcacGGTCCGTGGCTGCCCAGTCCTGCCCGGGTGCCAGGAGCAGCGGTATGGGAGCGGGGAGAGGTCTGGGCGGCGGGGCAGCACCGGGATGTGTTTGCTTTCAGCCAAGAGGCAGCACCGTTGGTGTAAGGAAGCACCCCTGCCTTTCTGCCTCCAAATTTTGAGATAATTTGGCCTCATTTCAGAAGAAGGAGGTTTGCAAAGCGGTGTGGTTTCTCCTCCCTGGTCCGGGTAAGAGGACGATGAAGATCCTGCTGGTggtcctggccctgctgcttgCTTGTGGTGAGTGCAGGCAGGCTGGAAAGGGAGATCCCAGCAAaacttcccctgctccagctgcccaaGGCATATTTCTGTACGTAACTCATAAGATCCCATTTTCTGGTCACTCCAGGCATGCTTGCTGCTCACGGAAAGGTCCCGCCTGCATTTGCCCCGGGGCTGGAGGGAAGCACGGTGGCAAACCTGACTGCGCACATCTGCGACTCGGGATGGGGCCGCGGGCACGCAGCGAAGGCTTCAATGCACCGGTACAGCAACAACAGGTTTTTGGGGAAGCAAGGCAGTGCTCGCCTTTTCTTTCAGCCCTGGAGAGGCAGAGACAGGTGGTTGAAACTGCTGGGATGGCAGCAGAGGGCCGGGAACGGTCCCAAAGCCGGGATGCACAAAGGCTCTCGGAGCCGGGTGGCACAGGGAAGCTGAGAAGAGGCTCGGTGTAGGACGGGGGCAAAAGCGGGACGGGGCTGGAGAGCATCCCAGAGTGGCTCCTGGGTGCTTTGGTGCAGGAGGGGATGCAAAGCCCTGTTGTGGACGGGTTAGAGAGCAGCCCCGGCTGCGTTTCGCCTGGGGCCAGGCTCTCCTTCTCGCTGCAGGTGCTGCCGGCTCCGTGCCTGCTGCTACGCCCGGCTGGCTGCGCGCCGCTGCCGCGTGGGACAGAGCCAGCGCCTCGCCGCCTCCCGGGCAGGGGGCCCTGCCTGCAGTAAGTCCCCGGGGCTGAGCTTTGGGATCCTTGCACACACCTCCATGGGGTCCCCGCTGCCACCTTAGCAGCTCCCTGGAGCCATCCCCAAAACACCAtccctgtgctctgcttccTCTCGCTCCCCGCAGGGTCGGGGACCCGGTGCCAGCGAGGAGCCTGCAAATGCGAGCGGGCGACTCGGCTCTGCTGGGCACGCAGCCGGGCGCTGCTCAAGTGCCAGGGCCGAGGCAGGCGTTGCTGACGGAGAGGGGCCCTTCAGGAACCCACCTCCGTGCTGGTAAGCAGAGCGGGGCTCAGCGCAGCGCCAGGAGCCTTTCCCAACCCTCTTCCTCGGGGCTTTGTTTTGGCTTCGGCAGGAGGAAAGCCGCCCTCGTGTGAAGCTGCGTCATTAGACACTGGATCCGAGGAGGGAGAGCTGCACAGATGCGAtatttctgctgagaaaaacaagGGAGGAGCGGGACACCTGCGCCTTGTCGCAGTGAAGGGCGAGGTGATGGAAGCCAGCACAAGTTGGCAATTTGTCCTCTttggctccagctccccacgcGCAAGTTGCTGCACGGAAACGTCGTGGCTCCCCCAGCTGTTTGCTTCACCgcagaataaaactgaaataaatattccaaataaaatatataaaacatttggAATATTCcaaatattccaaaataaatattccaaaataaagCCGGAGAGCAAAAAGCTTTGGTCCTCTGTGTGCTGCGACTCCGCCGTACCCAGTGACAACCCCTGGCAGCGGGGAGAAGCTCACCTGTGCGCAGGGCTTCCCGTTGAAATACCAAAACCCTAAAactggagctgagcagcagagtCCAGAGCCTGTTTCAAACATCACCCCCAGTACCTGGAGCCCCTGATTTAACACTGACAGCAGGAGGTTCTTGTGTCCTCCAGCAACGTTTCCAAATGGCTCAGAGCTCGCCTTTGCCTGGCTTGTGCCTGGTCTCGCCAGACGAGGCACGGCACGAGGCTTTAGGCACCGCTGAAATAAAGCATGTGCCAATTTCTGCCAGGTAAAGGCTACTGCAACAGCAACCGTAAGGCCGAGGCACGGGGAAATAATCGCAGTGCGTTTCACACGGCCAGCCAGGGAGGTGGCTATAATGCCACGTCGCCCACTGCTGTCACCCCCTTTCTGCAGGAGAGGGAGCAGCCAGTCTGTGTTCCCCGCTGCTCATTCATGCCCACGGCTTCAGCCCCAGCCTTCAGGCTCCCAAAATTTGCAGTTGCCTCAGGGCAGAAGGAATGGAAGCTGCTGTGAAAGTCCGGGGACAGACGCaatgctgcaggagggctgggtgCCGATGAGCTTTGCTGCACTGGGACGGCCAGGGAGCTCACGCTTGCCTAACCCTcagaacagagcaaaacatCTTTCTCACCAGAAAAGAATGTTTCGGCCTTATTTTGCAACAACCCCTAGCACGTCCCCTAGGAAAAGGCAGTTTAGGCTGTGGCTGCTTCCTCTTGCCTCAAGCATCCCAGTGATGCAGGttttctgccctgcagacaAATTCAGCTGGTCTCACCTCCTCCGGGGACTTGGAGAACACTACAAACTGCCACGGGGCTCTGCAATGAAACACAACCCCAAAAACGGGGACAAAAGGGGGTTTCTCTGGGGCTGGAGGAtgctctgctgtgccctgggcaTTAGCAGCTGCAATTCCCACCCCGGCTcaccccagagctgaactcaATTGTTCTAGGAAGTATCCCTTAAATCGGGAAGCACCCCTCGAATAAGGAAGTGTCCCTTAAACCAGAGAGGTTTCCCTCCAGCTGTGAACCAGATGCCCGGTGTTTAGCCTGGGGGGTGGATGAGCACCCACCAGGAAGGAGAGCGCAGCCCTGTGCCGagcagctgctgtttgcagggCATAAATCAAGGATCAAATCCTTGCCGAGATGGGACAGGGGCGCTCGAGCAGACAGATTGCACACCAGGATGAGCCGAAACACACTCTCTCTCTATTTAAATTCTGgattaattttaactttctatgtatttttctgctcagaCATCTGGCTGTACAAATCAGCTCATTTCAAGCTCCAGGGGCTGCTCTGTTACCTCAGGTGCAATAAATTGGGCTGCAAAAGCACTGGAGGCAGCGCTGGAATTGGTGCACGGTCTGAAAAAAGGCAACTTTGTGTAAACGTGTGTGGAAATTCAGCAAAAGCCGTGGGGAAGAGACTTGCCGAGGCCCTGAGCCCTGTTCCTTTTTCTCACCATCCCTCTGATTTCCACGCAGCCACATCCTCCTTCCCTGTCTCGGTTTCAGCGACAGGGGatttcctctccccacctcaGTGCTGGGGTTTCTGGTAAAGTGCTCTGCGAGGCACACAACACTACGCACCTGCAACCTCTGCACCAGAAAAAATGGCTAAAATGGTCTTTGGGCATCACCTAGCTAATTAGAGATTCTCTCCAAGCCAACAACACCATCATCCCCTTTTCAGCCTTCCATTATATACCGCttgcattttattatatattatattatatatatatatatatatatatataaaattatatattataatatatattattatattccgcttgcattttatttttttttccttaccctGGAGGCCGATCTGGCAAGGGGCATCTGGGCACCAGCAAGCTCCCAGTTGCGCAGAAAACCAGGGAAGGAGGATGCTTTGCACCAGCTGTGTTTTCTCCCTGCCCAAGCAAGTAATTATGGCAACCAGTAAGACACAGCATGGAGCTTTCTAACCGAGACATCCAAAAAACTAACAGCCACCCAGGAACGATATTGCTGCTCTTTTCCCTCGAGTTTTCCCATTTTGTTCAGGGCGCTGAGATACCTGGAGCCGTGCACAGGCTTGACCCAACTCACACCAGTCCACCCAAACCTCCCATCAAAGGGCGCCCCGACGTTTCCGAGAAAGGGATTTGCATCTGAGCAGGCCCCCATCAAAGTGGAGAGCAGCTTGCACACGTAACGGGACCGATGTGGCGAGGACTGTCAATATTTGCCCGCTGTGGAGACAACAGAGGAGGAGCCAGGCTGAGCGGGCACACGTCGGCTATAAGAGGTGCAGCTGAGCGCACCCTAAGGTGCAGCACCTGAAGGCTCGCCCCGCTCCGGAGCTGCTCACCACCAGCCATGAAGCTCTTGGTGCTCCTCGTCTGCCGTAAGTACCCCCTGGAGGCGGCGGGGTGATAACAGCTTCCCTAAATCCACCGTAATTCGGGGAGTTTTGGGGTGGAGGGTCGGGTGGGGGGCTTCGTTCTGGTGCTCCTAACGGCAGGTCTCCAGTCGCAGGGCTGGCCCCCGTGGACGGCGGCGTGGTTCAGTTTGCTAGGATGATTAAGCTGAAGACGGGTAAGAACCCGCTGGCTTACAACGGCTACGGCTGCTACTGCGGCTTGGGGGGAACCAAACAACCTCTGGATGCGACAGACTGGTGAGTGAAGAGCTGGGGGAGACGGAGAGGATGCTCCCAGCCCTCTTCTCCTCCCAAAGCTCAAACCAGGGcgcagctggagcaggcagtgTGGGAAGGAACACACGGCTCTTTCTGAATCTTAGAAActtgcttcttttctctgcctcttccctgtGTACAGGGGGTAAGGCCTGCTCTTGGGGCTGAGACAGCAATGCCAAAACCATCTGTGTGACCTTAATGAGTCTTTAAatctgcccagcagcagcagctcatgctgatgggatggggaaggatttcttttacttttgtaaGGCTGTGCAGAAACGCACCAGGATGTGTGCACCAGCAGGTGTTAGCCACTGCAGTGATCTCCCCAATGTTCCCCGCCCTGCCCTGACGGTGTCTTCTGCGATACCAGGTGCTGCCATGCCCACGACTGCTGCTACAGCAGGTTGAAGTCGTCATCCCCTGGCTGTCATCCCACCCTGGTCCATTACACGTTCTATCTCCAGGGAGGCCGGATAGTCTGCGGTAAGAGACAGCGCGAGGCCAAAGCCACGCTCTCGGTGGGATCTCTTTTCCTTGGCGTCCTTTAGATCAACCTGGAGGGGGTGGAAAGGAGGGAAATGTGCCAGGAATAATGCAAGTAATGGTGAAGTTTAGAGCTAGCAGACCTCCCAAAGGATGGGGGTTGCCCTTCTGTAGAGGCCAGATAACGACCTGACCAAGCTGGACGCAGAACACTTGAAGTGACCTGACTTGGACGGGGATGTGGCACTGTCACTCCAGTTTCCTGATTGTCCTTCCATCCACCCAGAGCAAACACTGTCCTTTCGGGGGGAGTGAATCAAAAAGAAGAACTTCATTGTGATCAGAACAAGTATCTATACAGAGCTAGatgtaaaggaaattaaaagctgCCCCTGGGGTCATGTTTGTAGCCGCTATGTACACCGGGATAGGAAGGTGGCAAGAGGGCTGACTGCCCGGAGTCACTGGCTACGTATGCCAGTGGGGATGATTCAAAAGATAACCTCCAACTCTggcacctttttttccccccagaaccTGGAAATTTCTGCCAAAAAACAGCCTGCGAGTGCgacaaggcagcagcagagtgCTTCAAGAGGAACCTCGGGACCTACAACAAAAGCTACGACAATTACCCGAACTTACGGTGCAAGGGCTCACGTCCCCGCTGCTAGAGAAGTCAGCCTTGAAATCAGATGGAAATGCTCTAAATTGAGatttcttctcctgcagtgAGATGAAGTAAGGCACAGCTCTGGCCCCACTGCACCAAAATGTCATTTGGAGGCCAGTCCCTGAATCCCTGAACCTGCACACAAGGAAAGCCCACCCACTCCTTGTAATTCAATAAatcgtgaaaaaaaaaaaaagttttcttcaaataaaaataagcttcaaAGACAATTTCTAAATGCATctaatgtgttttcttgtttcaagACTCAATGCCTGAGTGGGTGGGAAAGCTGTAGCCCTCCCCAGAGACCCGATGGGTCCAGCACCCCAGGGTGACCAGACCGCGGGTGCAAACCGGCCCCATCCTGCTCACAAATTGACTCCTTAAGCAATTAGTACTTACTAAGGCAGCAcagggcactgccagcagctccttcagcctcACAGCGGTTTCGGGGTGGCTCCTTCTTGCACCCCCATCTTTGAGTAGGTCCTCACAGGGTCCTGGAACCAGGAAGGTCTCCCAGGAGCTGCGTGGCAGCAGCAATTAGCCCTAACGAACCAGGGCCAGCTGCTCATTGCACCTGGAAGGTGGAAGTGCTTCCATGCTGCCTTTGGCCTCAAAGACTGCTCAGTTTGGCACCCCTTTATGGGGTTGCACTCTCTGTGGGGTGCAGAGCTCTATAGGGGCGCTATGGGACGCAGTTTGGTGGTGGGACTTGGTGGGTCAGGCTGATGGTTCGACTTGATGATCtcaaaggtcttttccaacctagatggttctgtgattctacacGGTTactattttaatagtttttctACAAGGTTGTTgttttaatagcttttcttgtttttctagGGTCACTCAATGACTTTCCACTGTTAGAGAGAGGGTTTCTTTGAGTTCTATCTTAGCTTCTCCTTGGTCAGAAACGTGAACCAAACATTTCtatcagaaaggaaagatgagagagaaacCAGCTGGGATAGAGCTGATTAAGTCAATGCTGCCCTCTAAGGTTTGTGTGTGCAAACAGGctctgctccaggcaccagcaAGGTTtggtcacacacacacacgatgACATCGCCTTAATAAGATCATATTAAGACTGACCCAATTTGCCCACCTTTGTCAAAGTTTCCAAACACCGCGAAAGCTGACAGGTGAGCGTACGCCTTTGTAGCCAGAGTGCATCTGCAGAAATGGTTCTGGTCGTGACTACTCAAATGCCCAACCTTTTCTGCCTATTAACAAAATGAAGTGATGCAGACACATTAAAATAAGCtggaagttttgcttttaaccCACACTTCACCCAATACACGCAACCCCATTCACCCAGCTTGGCTGGCacacctgagggtgctgagggagctggtggatgtgGTTGCTGGGCttctttccatcatctatcagtggtcatggtcatccagagaggtccctgatgactggagacttgctaacgtgacgcccatctgtaagaagggttgtaaggaggatccagggaactacaggcctgtcagcctgacctcagtgccaggaaaggtgatggaacaggtcatcttgaatgccGTCACATAGAATGTGTGGGACAACCTGGGaatcaggcccagccagcacgGGTTCAggaaaggcaagtcctgcctgaccaacctcatctcctcctGTTACCGGGTGacccgcctggtggatgagggaaaggctgttgacgtagtctgcctagacttcagcaaaaccTTTTGACAtagtttcccacagcattctcctggagaagctggcagcccatggctggGACAGGCACACTCTGCTGGGTTACAAACTGGCTGGGcggccgggcccagagagtggtggtgaacggggtgaaatccagctggtcaccagtggtgttccccaggggtcggtgttggggcccatcctcgttaatatctttattgatgacttggatgagggaattgagtgcaccctcagtaagtttgcagacgacaccaagctggggggacGTGTCGATGTGCCGGAGGgcaggaaggccctgcagagggacctgggcaggatgggtcgatgggcagaggccgaagggatgaggttcaacatggccaagtgccgggtcctgcacttggggcacagcaaccccatgcagcgctacaggcttggggcagtggctggaaagctgtgcagaggaaaaggatctgggtgTGTTGGTCGCTGCTCAGCTGAACACgaggcagcagtgtgcccaggtggccaagaaggctgaCGGCATCCTGGTTGTGTCAGGAGTAGTGcacccagcaggaccagggaggtgatcgtccctGTGCTCtgttctggtgaggccgcacctcaatcgctgggttcagctttgggcccctcactacaagaaggacattgaggcccgggagcgtgtccagagaagggctacggaGCTGTTGAAGGGCCCAGAACACAAgccctgtgaggagcagctgagggaactggggatgtttggtctggagaagaggaggctcaggggagacctcattgctctctgcaactccctgaaaggaaggtgtggggagctgggggttggcctcttctcacagataaccagtgataggactagagggaatggcctcaagttgcacgAGGGtaggttcaggttggaaatgaggagacatttcttctcagaaagagcagtcaggcactgaaatgggtttcccagggaggtggtggcatcaccatccctgggggtgtttaaggaaaggttggacgtggtgcttagggacagggtttagtggatgacattggtggtagggggatggttggacgAGATGAtgttggaggtcttttccaaccttaatgattctaggattctatgatcTTTATAACCT is a genomic window containing:
- the LOC118253321 gene encoding basic phospholipase A2 Sms-N6-like → MNSLLVLAVLSAWGSSLAGGNLWDLQKMITKVTGRNAFLYYSSYGCYCGLGGHGRPKDATDRCCQLHDTCYDGLLRHHCNAKEQRYHYGWHGSSPTCSQGSWCAKLSCECDRSLALCLKGSLQSYSRRYRLYPRYRCR
- the LOC118253320 gene encoding group IIE secretory phospholipase A2-like; the protein is MKLLVLLVCLAGLAPVDGGVVQFARMIKLKTGKNPLAYNGYGCYCGLGGTKQPLDATDWCCHAHDCCYSRLKSSSPGCHPTLVHYTFYLQGGRIVCEPGNFCQKTACECDKAAAECFKRNLGTYNKSYDNYPNLRCKGSRPRC